Sequence from the Deinococcus malanensis genome:
GGTGGGTCTCGCCGGCGTACACCTTCAGGCGACTGTGCATGGAGCGGCCCTGGCGGCCCTTGGGCAGCATGCCGAACACGGCGTGCTCGATCACGCGCTCGGGGTGCTTGGCCAGTGCCTCGCGGGCGGTTTCGGTTCTCAGACCGCCCTGGTAGCCGGTGTAGCGGGTGTAGACCTTGCCGTCCAGCTTGTTGCCGGTCAGCGCGACCTTCCCGGCGTTCAGCACCACCACGAAGTCACCCTGGATCATGTTGGGCGTGAAGTCGGGGCGGTGCTTGCCGCGGATGCGGCTGGCGATCAGCGTGGCAAGGCGGCCCAGGGGCACGCCCGCAGCGTCCACGACGACCCAGTTCTGCTCATCGTTTTTGGGGATGTAGGTTTTCACCGTAAAGCTCCGTATGCGTGGGGGATTTGGCTGCGACATGCCCCAGCCTGTGGGGGATAAGGACCGTGCATGTCCGGGTGCCTCCCGGTCGCCGCGCGCCCTACCAAGCGCGAGACACTAAAGGCAAGGGTACCAGATTGATACCCACCTGGGCAAGCCAGGGCTGTGGAAATCGTTCGCGTGGCCTAACGCGTCGCGCGCAGGGCACTCACGATGGTGTCGACGTTGAAGCGCAGGGCGCCCAGGTAGGTGGCGCCGGCACTGCCTTTGGGACCCAGAGCGTCGGTGTACAGGGCAGGTGCGATCCGGGCTCCCGATTCGCGGGCCAGGGTCTGGGCCAGGCGGGTATTGACCGACTGTTCTGTGAAGATCACCCGCGCGCCGCTTTTGCGCACGGCCTGCACCAGCTGGGCCAGTTCGCGGGCGCTGGGTTCACGCTCGGTGCCCAGTCCGGCGATCACGGTGCCAACCACCCTCAGGCCATAGCGTTCGGCCAGGTAATGCAGACTTTCGTGGTTGGTCACAATGCGGCGACTGGCTGGTGGCACAGAGGCGAACAGCTTTTTGGCATAAGCGTCGGCGGCCGAAAGCTGCTTGAGGTACGCTGCACTGTTTTTGGCGTACAGAGCTTTTCCAGCAGGATCCAGGGCGCTCAGGGCCTTGTACACGTTACGCACGTAGCCTGCGGCCAGGGTTGGGTCCCACCAGGCATGCGGGTCCAGGGCGCCGTGGTCATCGTGGCTGGCCGCCTCTACTTCCTCGTGATCAGGCTCGTGCAGTTTCAGCCCCTGGGTCAGGGTAATCAGTTGCGCCTTGGGGATGGCGGTGCGCAGCTTGGGCAGCCACGGTTCCAGACCCGCGCCGTTGGCGAACAGGGCGCGGCTCAGGGACAGGCTCCGGATCACACCGGTAGACGGCTGGAAGGTATGGCTGTCACCACCAGCCGGCACGATGACATTCACCTGGACGCGGCTGCCGCCCACCACCCGGACAAAGTCAGCCATGATGCTGGTAGTGGCGCTGACTTTTAGCGGCGCAGCGCTGGCTGAGCCGGCGAGCAGCAGTCCCAGAATCAGGGGGAGCTTCATGCGAGTTCGATGCCGGCGTGGGAGCCGCGGGCGAGCGTCCGCAGGGCATGGGTACTCAGCCAGACGGTATTGAGCTCACCGTGTTCCCGGATGGTCTTTCTTTGCAGGTTGGCTTTCTGCGTGCGCTTGGTGATGCCGGTCGTCTTGCGGCCCACGCCGCCCTGTGCGCGGGCCTTTCCGCGCCTGACGACGCTGTTGACGACAAGGTTCTTCTTTCCGGTGAGGTAACATTCGCGGCTCATGGGTTCTCCTGGCGATAAGAATGTCAGGGCACAACTCCGCCCTGTCTTCCTGAGAATAATATATCATTATCTACAGAAGAGAAGGATGAGCTTCTGCGCCGGGCTCAGGGGGTCCTCTCTCATGGTCGAGGCAGCGCTTCTAAAGTCCTGTCAATTACACTGGCTCGCATGATTCAGACCACCCCACCAGAGTGGTACAAGAGTGCTGTCTTCTATGAGCTGTCCGTCAGGACCTT
This genomic interval carries:
- the rplM gene encoding 50S ribosomal protein L13 — protein: MKTYIPKNDEQNWVVVDAAGVPLGRLATLIASRIRGKHRPDFTPNMIQGDFVVVLNAGKVALTGNKLDGKVYTRYTGYQGGLRTETAREALAKHPERVIEHAVFGMLPKGRQGRSMHSRLKVYAGETHPHIAQKPQTLEVK
- the rpmB gene encoding 50S ribosomal protein L28, which encodes MSRECYLTGKKNLVVNSVVRRGKARAQGGVGRKTTGITKRTQKANLQRKTIREHGELNTVWLSTHALRTLARGSHAGIELA
- a CDS encoding metal ABC transporter solute-binding protein, Zn/Mn family, giving the protein MKLPLILGLLLAGSASAAPLKVSATTSIMADFVRVVGGSRVQVNVIVPAGGDSHTFQPSTGVIRSLSLSRALFANGAGLEPWLPKLRTAIPKAQLITLTQGLKLHEPDHEEVEAASHDDHGALDPHAWWDPTLAAGYVRNVYKALSALDPAGKALYAKNSAAYLKQLSAADAYAKKLFASVPPASRRIVTNHESLHYLAERYGLRVVGTVIAGLGTEREPSARELAQLVQAVRKSGARVIFTEQSVNTRLAQTLARESGARIAPALYTDALGPKGSAGATYLGALRFNVDTIVSALRATR